A single region of the Actinomycetota bacterium genome encodes:
- the selA gene encoding L-seryl-tRNA(Sec) selenium transferase → MSTDPRRLLPNMDVLLGHPELVERVATFGRPSVVGAAREALERSRRAVGDGAPVPGVDELAARAARALDALLARRTRAVVNATGVVLHTNLGRAPLSPAARGAVAEAAGYATVEYDLAAGARGRRGAAAEALLREATGAEAGLVVNNAAGALLLALGGLARGREVLVSRGELIEIGGEFRLPQVMEAAGVELREVGTTNRTHLRDYAAAVGPATALVLAVHPSNYRVEGFATRPALADLAALAHEHGLPLLHDAGSGLLDGELGDEPSVAGSLRAGADLVLFSGDKLLGGPQAGLVVGREELVGRLARHPLARAVRADKLTLAALEATLADHLAGRRDELPVWRALLLTPADLEPRAAALAAAVGPAASLRTGTSVAGGGSLPGEGLESVLVEVDPAPDGAATVLARLRAGDPPVVARAERARVVLDLRTVPPEQDPLVARALTAALAPPAGGSGPPPGQPGPNSPPG, encoded by the coding sequence ATGAGCACCGATCCGCGGCGGCTGCTGCCGAACATGGACGTGCTGCTCGGGCACCCGGAGCTGGTCGAGCGGGTGGCGACGTTCGGGCGGCCCTCGGTGGTCGGGGCGGCGCGGGAGGCGCTGGAGCGGAGCCGGCGGGCGGTGGGGGACGGGGCGCCGGTGCCCGGGGTGGACGAGCTGGCGGCGAGGGCGGCCCGGGCGCTGGATGCGTTGCTGGCCAGGCGGACCCGGGCCGTGGTCAACGCCACCGGGGTGGTGCTGCACACCAACCTGGGCCGGGCGCCGCTGTCGCCGGCGGCCAGGGGGGCGGTGGCCGAGGCGGCCGGGTACGCGACGGTGGAGTACGACCTGGCCGCCGGGGCCCGGGGGCGGCGGGGGGCGGCGGCCGAGGCGCTGCTGCGGGAGGCCACCGGGGCGGAGGCCGGTCTGGTGGTCAACAACGCCGCCGGGGCCCTGCTGCTGGCCCTCGGCGGGCTCGCCCGGGGGCGGGAGGTGCTGGTCTCGCGGGGGGAGCTGATCGAGATCGGCGGCGAGTTCCGGCTGCCCCAGGTCATGGAGGCGGCCGGGGTGGAGCTGCGCGAGGTCGGGACCACCAACCGTACCCACCTGCGCGACTACGCCGCCGCGGTCGGCCCCGCCACCGCGCTGGTGCTGGCCGTGCACCCGTCCAACTACCGGGTCGAGGGGTTCGCCACCCGGCCCGCCCTGGCCGACCTGGCCGCCCTCGCCCACGAGCACGGCCTGCCCCTGCTCCACGACGCCGGGTCGGGCCTGCTGGACGGCGAGCTCGGGGACGAGCCCTCGGTCGCGGGCAGCCTGCGGGCCGGCGCCGACCTGGTGCTGTTCTCTGGGGACAAGCTGCTCGGCGGCCCCCAGGCCGGCCTGGTGGTGGGCCGGGAGGAGCTGGTCGGGCGGCTGGCCCGCCACCCGCTGGCCAGGGCGGTCCGGGCCGACAAGCTGACCCTGGCCGCCCTGGAGGCGACCCTGGCCGACCACCTGGCCGGGCGGCGCGACGAGCTGCCCGTGTGGCGGGCGCTGCTGCTGACCCCGGCCGACCTGGAGCCACGGGCCGCCGCCCTGGCCGCGGCCGTCGGGCCGGCGGCGTCGCTGCGCACCGGGACCAGCGTGGCCGGCGGCGGCAGCCTCCCCGGGGAGGGCCTGGAGAGCGTCCTGGTCGAGGTCGACCCGGCCCCCGACGGCGCGGCGACCGTCCTGGCCCGCCTCCGCGCCGGCGACCCCCCGGTGGTGGCCAGGGCCGAGCGGGCCCGGGTCGTGCTCGACCTGCGCACCGTCCCGCCCGAGCAGGA